A portion of the Candidatus Cloacimonadota bacterium genome contains these proteins:
- a CDS encoding response regulator: protein MSRILLVEDNEANLYLIRYMLEKHNHEVIIAKEGQLGVDLALQKLPDLVIMDVQLPDINGLEATRRIRAQEKGKNLKIVALTSYAMPGDREKALNAGCDGYMEKPINPENFVPELEKYL from the coding sequence ATGAGTAGGATCTTATTGGTCGAAGACAACGAAGCAAATCTCTATTTGATAAGGTATATGCTGGAAAAACATAATCATGAAGTGATCATTGCCAAAGAAGGGCAATTGGGTGTCGATCTGGCTCTGCAAAAGCTGCCCGACCTGGTGATCATGGATGTGCAGCTGCCGGATATCAATGGCCTGGAAGCGACCAGACGAATCAGAGCTCAGGAAAAGGGTAAAAATCTAAAAATAGTTGCTTTAACTTCTTATGCTATGCCCGGAGATCGGGAAAAAGCCTTGAATGCAGGATGTGATGGTTATATGGAAAAACCGATAAATCCCGAGAATTTTGTGCCCGAATTGGAAAAGTATTTGTAA
- a CDS encoding response regulator: protein MKILIVDDKQDARYLLKLLLEGRKYEVISAIHGREALDLLEKNKVDMIISDILMPEMDGFKFCQILKRDKKRKNIPFVFYTATYVDKKDEKFALGLGADLFLRKPMEPELLLKEIDDLCQKIATGKYSPSELTLKREADIYKLYNERLIQKLEHKIDRLEEEIEKREKVEVELKKMVAEKEVLLRELYHRTLNNMQVISSMLKLYSARVLDEKWLKIVKDINSKIKSTALVHRKLYESNDLSHLSLKDYFIDLINYIRNKFCPKNKEITISYEITDIAVLLDTAIPLGFVLNELLINAIEHAFPNREKGTIHIKVEQSDKNFILFSVQDDGIGLPEDFDMNSDDNLGLVIVDSIISNQMNGEIKYLVDGGTSWQIKIKDESYCERV, encoded by the coding sequence ATGAAAATTTTGATAGTAGATGATAAGCAGGATGCTCGATATCTCCTGAAACTATTGCTGGAAGGCAGAAAGTATGAAGTCATTTCTGCCATACACGGCAGGGAAGCTCTCGATCTTCTGGAAAAAAATAAGGTCGATATGATCATCAGCGACATTTTGATGCCGGAAATGGATGGTTTCAAATTCTGCCAGATCTTGAAGCGTGATAAAAAAAGAAAAAATATTCCTTTTGTATTTTATACCGCTACTTATGTGGATAAAAAAGATGAAAAATTTGCTTTGGGACTGGGAGCCGATCTTTTTTTGCGCAAGCCGATGGAACCGGAATTGCTGCTCAAAGAAATTGATGATCTGTGTCAAAAGATCGCAACAGGAAAGTATTCACCTTCCGAATTGACCTTGAAGCGGGAAGCAGATATTTACAAACTGTATAATGAAAGATTGATCCAGAAACTGGAACATAAGATCGACCGGCTGGAAGAGGAGATCGAAAAAAGGGAGAAAGTGGAAGTAGAATTGAAAAAAATGGTGGCAGAAAAGGAGGTACTGCTCAGGGAACTTTATCATCGTACCCTCAATAACATGCAGGTTATCAGCTCCATGTTGAAATTGTATTCTGCTCGGGTTCTCGATGAGAAATGGCTGAAAATCGTCAAAGACATTAACAGCAAGATCAAATCTACAGCTCTGGTTCACCGCAAACTTTATGAGTCTAATGACCTTTCTCATCTCAGTCTCAAAGATTATTTTATTGATCTTATAAACTATATCAGAAACAAATTCTGTCCAAAAAATAAAGAGATAACGATATCTTATGAAATTACTGATATCGCTGTACTGTTAGATACTGCCATTCCACTGGGTTTCGTTCTGAATGAACTGCTGATCAATGCTATCGAACATGCTTTTCCCAACCGGGAAAAGGGAACTATTCATATAAAAGTGGAGCAGAGTGATAAGAACTTTATTTTGTTTTCAGTTCAGGATGACGGAATTGGTTTGCCCGAAGATTTCGATATGAATTCCGATGATAACCTGGGTCTGGTGATTGTTGACAGCATCATTTCCAATCAGATGAATGGGGAGATCAAATACCTTGTAGATGGTGGTACAAGCTGGCAGATCAAGATAAAAGATGAAAGTTACTGTGAACGAGTTTAA
- a CDS encoding response regulator, whose product MSNKKKILIVEDETIIALSLKHDLESLGFQLLTPVSTGEEAVCIICEECPDLVLLDIRLAGEMTGLDVAKSDKCQDISKFIIFMTGYVTPEIKAEALKLNPIGFLEKPVEVEDILDLLQKIS is encoded by the coding sequence ATGAGTAATAAGAAAAAGATTTTAATCGTGGAAGATGAAACCATCATTGCCTTGTCTCTGAAGCATGATCTGGAAAGTTTGGGTTTTCAACTTCTAACGCCGGTTTCTACCGGCGAAGAAGCTGTTTGTATTATTTGTGAAGAATGTCCCGATCTGGTGTTGCTGGATATCAGGCTGGCTGGCGAGATGACTGGATTGGATGTGGCAAAATCTGACAAATGCCAAGATATTTCCAAGTTTATCATCTTTATGACCGGTTATGTAACTCCCGAGATCAAAGCAGAAGCGTTGAAGCTAAATCCGATCGGTTTTCTGGAAAAACCGGTAGAAGTGGAAGATATCTTAGATCTTTTGCAGAAGATCAGCTGA
- a CDS encoding glutamate mutase L encodes MNKLHICESCGKVMKDAPDFADGKIGSKLCSSCTDEFGYQKRYSQVLKETREKLQEQMGISDSEAKLMARENVAKIPFWAQKNELLKSKKKLIITDVGSTTTKALFLQKSQSGDFLIRAIEHAGTTVEKPLEDVNIGVFQAIRKIEKKMEISLLAANATQANPRFNDDTLYISTSSAGGGLQILVIGLTMFDSASSGKRCAYGAGGVILDTFAIDDKRSSLEQMQAMGVLHPDIILMSGGIDGGAVASLLRMGEILQLSNPKPKFGEKDEIPLIFAGNKDAQMFVAGLFQKRFELYIVPNIRPTLTDENLEPAREKIHKLFMENVMEQAPGYRNLKKLVSDAIIPTPTGVIQALQLVSEKLDENVMAVDIGGATTDVFSNIMGEYFRTVSANYGMSYSISNVQKDAGRNKITRWLPAKIAENYARNYIANKMLYPTFIAKNSLQMAIEHAVAREAISMSKKQHMEMNFNTKQIGFLDKIKSSRTDLGKITETFYFEQALEAKKFHMHDINILIGSGGVLAKTENQNQAFVIIYDGFKPEGITEIWRDRHFISPHLGKLAAVDESLAAALLEDECFDKVGLALRPLGKKWKQGQAVMKLKIADKKYDVKVGDVIFLENEKRLEKTVEVVMNKGFYLKPDRQEFKFKSDLPIFIDAALELDFDKENNVLQLYDFAEAPGLIADDFLSFTQQKKIETGKLKHKVELPYAGSINVKIGDKVQTETVIGENLFDPPRVYVITLYDKSYLNLNPDNLEKSLRIKEGEEVKYGQRIAEIGNRTLLDEFRFQHYYFDSPVRGRVEKINIDSGTIIMREIQDYSYKPKKIKVAKKLNVKPHNIVGYMKKSLNDFVYAGDIIASKIIDVGETRHPMLVSAPNTGTIKEINKETGTVIVQYDKEPYQRQAGISGEVISIQDKHSATIEFEGSCLNGIIGFGSEAWGKIKFLEKQAEISKAADSDIVVFAGKIDLAFLQKAVDKKVSGVVAASIDKADLVKFIGDEIGVALTGNEAIPFPLILTEGFGEFSMFQDYAEFLQQNNGKSVYINGHTQIRAGVVRPKIIIS; translated from the coding sequence ATGAATAAATTACATATCTGTGAAAGCTGCGGCAAAGTTATGAAAGATGCCCCTGATTTTGCCGATGGTAAAATAGGCAGTAAATTATGCAGCAGCTGTACCGACGAATTCGGCTACCAGAAACGCTATTCTCAGGTACTGAAAGAGACCCGGGAAAAACTGCAGGAGCAGATGGGGATTTCCGATTCAGAAGCAAAGCTGATGGCCAGAGAAAATGTTGCCAAGATTCCCTTCTGGGCTCAGAAAAATGAGCTTCTTAAATCTAAAAAAAAACTGATAATCACCGATGTAGGCAGCACCACCACCAAAGCCCTGTTCCTGCAGAAATCCCAGTCCGGCGATTTTCTCATCAGGGCTATAGAACATGCCGGGACCACGGTGGAAAAACCACTGGAAGATGTGAATATCGGAGTTTTTCAGGCAATTCGCAAAATTGAGAAAAAAATGGAGATCTCGCTTCTGGCTGCCAATGCTACCCAGGCCAATCCCAGATTTAATGACGACACTTTATACATTTCTACCAGCAGTGCCGGCGGAGGCTTACAGATCCTGGTGATCGGGCTGACCATGTTCGATAGCGCCAGCAGTGGAAAACGCTGTGCCTACGGAGCCGGTGGCGTTATCTTAGACACCTTTGCTATCGATGATAAGCGCAGCAGTCTGGAACAGATGCAGGCCATGGGTGTTTTGCATCCCGATATAATCTTGATGTCCGGCGGTATAGATGGCGGAGCTGTTGCTTCGCTTTTACGTATGGGAGAGATCCTGCAGCTTTCCAACCCCAAACCTAAATTCGGTGAAAAGGATGAAATACCCCTCATTTTTGCCGGCAATAAAGATGCCCAGATGTTTGTAGCCGGGCTTTTCCAGAAGCGTTTCGAGCTTTATATCGTACCCAATATTCGTCCCACCCTTACAGATGAGAATCTGGAACCTGCCCGGGAGAAGATCCACAAACTTTTCATGGAAAACGTGATGGAGCAGGCTCCGGGTTACAGAAACCTGAAAAAGCTGGTTTCCGATGCCATCATTCCCACCCCGACGGGAGTAATTCAGGCTCTGCAGCTGGTCAGCGAAAAACTGGATGAGAATGTGATGGCGGTGGATATCGGTGGAGCTACCACGGATGTTTTTTCCAATATTATGGGAGAATATTTTCGCACTGTAAGTGCCAATTATGGTATGAGCTACAGCATTTCCAATGTGCAGAAAGATGCCGGACGGAACAAGATAACCCGCTGGTTGCCGGCAAAGATCGCTGAAAATTATGCTCGAAACTATATTGCCAACAAAATGCTCTATCCCACTTTTATTGCCAAAAACTCCCTGCAGATGGCGATCGAACACGCTGTTGCCCGGGAGGCGATAAGCATGAGTAAAAAACAGCATATGGAGATGAACTTCAACACCAAACAGATCGGCTTTTTAGATAAGATAAAATCGTCTCGCACAGACCTGGGAAAGATCACGGAGACCTTCTATTTCGAACAGGCTCTGGAAGCTAAAAAATTCCACATGCACGATATCAATATTCTGATCGGTTCCGGAGGTGTACTGGCCAAAACTGAAAATCAGAATCAGGCTTTTGTTATCATCTACGACGGTTTCAAGCCGGAAGGCATTACCGAGATCTGGCGGGATCGTCACTTTATCTCTCCTCACCTGGGCAAATTGGCTGCTGTGGATGAATCTCTGGCGGCTGCCCTTCTGGAAGATGAATGTTTTGATAAAGTCGGCCTTGCTCTTCGTCCTCTGGGCAAAAAGTGGAAACAGGGCCAAGCTGTCATGAAATTGAAGATTGCAGATAAAAAATATGATGTAAAAGTGGGAGATGTCATCTTCCTGGAAAATGAGAAGAGGCTTGAAAAAACAGTGGAAGTTGTTATGAATAAAGGCTTCTATCTGAAACCCGATAGGCAGGAATTCAAATTCAAGAGCGACCTCCCCATCTTTATCGATGCTGCCCTGGAACTTGATTTTGACAAGGAAAACAATGTGCTGCAGCTTTATGATTTTGCTGAAGCTCCAGGCTTGATCGCAGATGATTTTCTGTCCTTTACCCAGCAGAAAAAGATCGAGACGGGAAAATTGAAGCACAAAGTTGAACTTCCCTATGCCGGCAGTATCAACGTGAAGATCGGAGACAAAGTGCAGACTGAAACCGTGATTGGCGAGAATCTGTTCGATCCGCCCCGCGTTTATGTGATCACTCTTTACGACAAGAGTTATCTGAACCTTAATCCAGACAATCTGGAAAAATCTTTGCGCATCAAAGAAGGAGAAGAGGTAAAATACGGACAGCGCATCGCTGAAATCGGCAACCGCACGCTTCTGGATGAATTCCGCTTTCAGCACTACTATTTCGACTCTCCGGTGCGCGGCAGGGTGGAAAAGATCAATATCGATTCCGGCACTATCATCATGCGGGAAATTCAGGATTATTCTTACAAACCGAAAAAGATCAAGGTGGCAAAAAAACTGAATGTGAAACCCCACAACATTGTAGGTTATATGAAAAAGAGCCTTAATGATTTTGTCTACGCCGGTGATATCATCGCCAGTAAGATCATCGATGTGGGAGAAACCCGACATCCGATGCTGGTCTCAGCTCCCAATACGGGAACCATCAAAGAGATCAATAAAGAGACCGGAACTGTTATTGTCCAATATGATAAAGAGCCCTATCAGCGTCAGGCTGGCATCAGTGGAGAAGTCATCTCTATTCAAGATAAACATTCCGCTACCATCGAGTTTGAAGGAAGCTGTTTAAACGGTATTATCGGGTTTGGAAGCGAAGCCTGGGGTAAAATCAAATTTCTGGAGAAACAAGCTGAAATATCCAAAGCAGCCGACAGTGATATTGTGGTTTTTGCCGGCAAAATCGATCTTGCCTTCCTGCAAAAAGCAGTAGATAAAAAAGTAAGTGGAGTGGTGGCTGCTTCCATCGATAAGGCAGATCTTGTAAAATTCATCGGAGATGAGATCGGCGTGGCATTAACCGGTAATGAAGCAATACCCTTTCCCCTGATTTTAACAGAAGGATTCGGAGAATTTTCTATGTTCCAGGATTACGCTGAATTTCTGCAGCAGAATAATGGAAAATCAGTTTACATTAACGGACACACCCAGATAAGAGCAGGAGTGGTAAGACCGAAAATAATTATCAGTTAA
- a CDS encoding TetR/AcrR family transcriptional regulator, with translation MNKRQFQKQKTRQHILKVARQELIRNGFLNATTAAIAQKAEVAHGTLFLHFKNKNMLILEILDKELSEINRSIQKVIVSAGDFEQMLLVYLNELQRSEDLFSVLARELPFYSPELRRMILFRQSIIREHFHKFLTEKIAAGLYEKIKIPSALNFFFGTLNYYLSLKNIFVKDSSVIEKFKTEIIETFLAILTKREEMEDE, from the coding sequence GTGAATAAAAGACAGTTTCAAAAGCAGAAAACCAGGCAACATATTCTGAAGGTTGCCAGGCAGGAACTGATCAGAAACGGTTTTCTGAACGCTACCACAGCTGCCATCGCGCAAAAGGCAGAAGTGGCTCACGGCACACTTTTTCTGCATTTTAAAAACAAGAACATGCTTATCCTGGAAATACTGGATAAGGAGCTCAGTGAGATAAACCGCAGTATTCAGAAAGTGATAGTTTCTGCCGGCGATTTTGAGCAGATGCTGCTGGTCTACCTAAACGAATTACAAAGATCGGAAGACCTGTTTTCGGTACTGGCTCGGGAACTGCCTTTCTACTCACCTGAACTGCGCCGCATGATCCTGTTTCGACAATCGATTATTCGCGAACATTTTCATAAATTCCTGACAGAAAAAATCGCCGCCGGATTATATGAAAAGATCAAGATACCTTCTGCTCTGAATTTCTTCTTTGGAACCCTGAATTATTACTTGAGTTTAAAAAATATTTTTGTAAAAGATAGCAGTGTGATCGAAAAATTCAAAACCGAAATAATTGAGACCTTTTTAGCAATTTTAACCAAAAGAGAGGAAATGGAAGATGAATAA
- a CDS encoding carboxypeptidase-like regulatory domain-containing protein, whose amino-acid sequence MRKIVLMLSMLLSAALLISVTVDGYVTDADTGVAIEGAYVRFVLIDAGTGGGCGGGNGGNGGNGGNGGNCGGGTCGSVITSTTDANGYYEIVDVEPGIYDGRANKPGSYPMVLIEDIEINDDISVDFELTEGGCSGLGDFRTESKGR is encoded by the coding sequence ATGAGAAAAATCGTTTTGATGTTAAGTATGCTGCTCAGTGCAGCTCTTCTGATATCGGTAACCGTTGATGGTTATGTTACAGATGCTGATACCGGAGTTGCCATAGAAGGTGCTTACGTGCGTTTCGTCTTGATCGATGCCGGCACTGGTGGCGGTTGCGGCGGTGGCAACGGTGGTAACGGCGGCAATGGCGGTAATGGTGGTAACTGTGGTGGTGGTACCTGTGGTAGTGTTATTACATCTACGACTGATGCCAATGGTTATTATGAAATAGTTGATGTCGAGCCGGGTATTTATGACGGCAGAGCCAATAAGCCTGGTTCTTATCCCATGGTCTTGATCGAAGATATCGAAATTAATGATGATATCAGCGTTGATTTTGAATTGACGGAAGGTGGCTGTAGCGGTCTGGGTGATTTTAGAACCGAATCTAAAGGCCGTTAA